In the Hymenobacter tibetensis genome, ACCCAACTGGTCTTTTGAAGGGTGTGGGAACCCTATGGGGAAGATCAGGGGGGAAGGTTTACGGCTGAGGCAAACACCCCTCGTGTAGGGCAATGTCTCAACCAAAACCAACCCGGCTGGTCCTTGAAAGGGTGTGGGAACCCTATGGCGAGGACCGGCCGGGAAGGTTTATTGCTTATCGAGGTGGCCGAGGCTGCCACCCACAATAACACGTAGCAGTACCAACGGTAGCGGAACCTCTACTGCCGTGCTTACCAGTACAACATCTGGCCCTGGAAACTTACCAGCGGCCGAACAAATCCGACCAGCAGCACACTTTCCACTCAACCTTGAAAAAGCAAATTATATACTCGGTGCTCTCCCTCGCGTTAGGCGGGATGGCAATGAACTTCGTTCAGAAGACGGAACCGACGTTGAAGGAGGTGTTCAAGAAAGACTTCTACGTCGGGGCGGCCCTCAACTACAAGCAAAGCAGTGGGCAGGACGCTAAATCGACTGCCCTGATTCAGCAGCAGTTCAACACCATCAGCCCCGAAAACCTGCTGAAGTGGGGACCCGTACACCCGCAGCCCGACAAGTACAACTTCAAGCCCGCCGACGACTACGTGGCGTTTGGGCAGCAAAACAAGATGTTCATCATCGGCCACACGCTGATGTGGCACCAACAAACCCCCAAGTGGGTGTTTGAAGACGAAAACGGCCAGCCCGCTAGCCGGGAAGTGCTGCTCAAGCGCCTGCAAGAGCACATTACTACCGTCGTCGGCCGCTACAAAGGCAAGATCAACGGCTGGGATGTGCTGAATGAAGCCATCGACGACCAGCAAGGCGACCTGCGCAAAACCAAGTGGCTGGAAATCCTAGGCGAAGATTTCGCCGCCAAAGCCTTCGAATACGCGCACCAAGCCGACCCCAAAGCAGAGCTCTACTACAACGACTATAGCCTTTACCGCCCCGAAAAACGGGAAGGCGTCATCAAGCTCGTGAAAAGCCTGCAAGCCAAAGGCATCAAAGTAACCGCCATTGGCATGCAAGGCCACTACGGCCTAACCAAACCGAGCATCGACCAAGTGGAAGCCAGCATTGTGGCCTTCTCTAAGCTCGGGG is a window encoding:
- a CDS encoding endo-1,4-beta-xylanase — translated: MKKQIIYSVLSLALGGMAMNFVQKTEPTLKEVFKKDFYVGAALNYKQSSGQDAKSTALIQQQFNTISPENLLKWGPVHPQPDKYNFKPADDYVAFGQQNKMFIIGHTLMWHQQTPKWVFEDENGQPASREVLLKRLQEHITTVVGRYKGKINGWDVLNEAIDDQQGDLRKTKWLEILGEDFAAKAFEYAHQADPKAELYYNDYSLYRPEKREGVIKLVKSLQAKGIKVTAIGMQGHYGLTKPSIDQVEASIVAFSKLGVHVNFTELDIDVLPNPSRRQGADIAENFAADAKYNVYPTALPDSVQQKLAKRYADLFALFHKHRDVIDRITLWGVTDADSWLNDWPIRGRTSYPLLFDRAYQPKPALQAVLQTAKNKM